In the Streptomyces sp. WMMC940 genome, ACCGATGACCGCCTGCCCGCGCAGGACGAGGGAGAAGGCGGCGGCCGCGCCGAGCATGCCGTAGACGGCGCGTCGGGCGGCGTAGCGGTCGACGGTCATGCCGCCGGGATTTCCCGCCATGTCGAGCCTGCGGCGCAGGGCGTCGACGCGCTTCGGCCCCATCATGGAGAGCACGGTCGGGGCGAAGCGCATGCCCATGCGGTCGATCCCGGAGCCGACCGCGGTGGTGCGGGTCGCACCGACTTCGAGTGCCACCGCGAGGTCGCCGGGCAGTTTGGCGTCGGCCCGGTACATCCGGATGCCGTGGAAGGCCCCGTACACCGCGAGGCCGAAGACGGCCGCCAGCAGAAGTCCCATGGCTAGTCCCCCTGTTCCCTTCGTCCGTTCCTCAGACCCGGATCCGGGACATACGGCGGATGAGGAAGAAGCCGACGGCGTACATGCCGAAGGCGATGACGACGGCGAACTGGCCGACGACCGAGGCGGTCATCTTGTCCAGAGCGCCCGGACGTATGGCGTTGATCATCAGTAGGAAGCTGAGTCCGAGGAGGGGAACGGCGAGCGCGGTCACCTTCACCTGCGAGAGCAGGGTCGTGACTTCGCGCCGGGTCTCCTTTCGCTCCTCCAGCGTCTCGGTCAGGTTGCGCAGCGAGCTGACGACCTGGCCGCCCGCACGGTTGGAGAGGACGAGGGTCGTGACGAGGACGACCAGTTCGCGGGAGGGCAGTCGCTCGGCGAGCTCGCCCAGCGCGTCGTCCAGGGAGTGGCCCACGGCGAGCTGGTCGGCGACACGCATGAGCTCCTCGCCGGCCGGGTCGTCCAGCTCCTCGGCGGCCATGGCGAGCGCGGTGCGCATCGCGAGTCCGGCCTGGGTGGCGTTGGCGAGGACGCGGGTGAACTCCGGGAGCTGGTTGATGAACGCCTCGGTCCGCTTGGCGCGCTGCCAGTTGAGGAAGGCGTTGGCACCCCAGAGGCCGATGACGGCGGCCAGGATGCCGAAGAACGGTGCGAAGACGGCCCCGATGGTGAAGTAGACGGCGAGCAGGGCGCCGATCACGTAGACGACGTACTCGCCCGGGGTGAGGTCCAGGCCGGTCGTGGCGATCTTGTGCTCGATCCGCTTGCCGAGTGCGGTGCCGCGCAGCCGCCGGTCCACCCCGCGGAAGCGGCGCCGCCGGCCCGCGGGAAGGGCGATCTGCCCGGTCTGGGACATCCGGTCGACGAGCGCCTGGCGCTGGGCCCTGCCCGCGGAGTAGACGTGCACGCCGATGACGCCGAGAACGCACGCGAGCAGGGTGACGCCGATCGTCAGGAGCGGGAGATTAGCCACGGGCTGAACCTTCTGTCGCGGTCGGGGACGGCGCAGGGCTCGGGGGACGCGTGAGGCTCGGGGAACTCATGCCACCGCCCTGCGCAGTGTGAGCTGGTCCTCCGAGTCGGCGACGCCGAAGGCCGGCGGGATCGGTTCGTTCTTCATGTAGAGCCGCTCGGCGACCCGGCGCGGCAGCGGCAGGTACTCGAAGGAACCGTGGATCAGACCGTCGGCGGACATCGGCTGGGCGTTGAACCGGCAGACCGAGACGATGCGGTACTCCTCCCTGCCGTGGGAGTCCAGGACGGCGATCTCGGTGATCCTGCGGGAGCCGTCGGCGTGCCGGGTGAGCTGGACGATCACGTCGACCGCACTGTTGATCTGGTCCTTGATCGCCACGAACGGGATCTCGATCTCGGACATGGAGCCCAGGGTCTGCAGCCGCATCAGCGCGTCCTCCGCGCTGTTGGCGTGGACGGTGGCGAGGGAGCCGTCGTGACCCGTCGACATTGCCTGGAGCATGTCAAGCGTTTCGCCGCCTCGGACCTCACCGACGATGATGCGGTCGGGGCGCATGCGCAGCGAGTTGCGGACCAGGTCGCGGATGGTGATCCGCCCCTTGCCCTCGACGTTCGGAGGCCGGCTCTCCAGCGTGATCACATGGTTCTGCTGCAGCTGGAGTTCCGCCGAGTCCTCGATGGTGACGATGCGCTCCCCGTCGGGGATGAGCCCCGACAGCGCGTTGAGCAGCGTGGTCTTGCCCGTGCCGGTCGCCCCGGAGACGATCACGTTGAACTTCGCCCGGACGAGGCCCGACAGCAGCATCGTCATCTGGTCGTCGAGGGAACCGAGCTCGATCATCTCGCGGAGAGTGAACGCACGGGGGAAGCGCCGGATGGTGAGGATCGGGCCGCTGAGGGAGAGCGGCGGGATGATCACGTTGACGCGCTCCCCGCTGGGCAGCCGGGCGTCCACCATCGGATTGGCCTCGTCCACACGGCGGTTGACGGTCGAGACGATGCGCTCGATGGTCTGCATGAGCTGTTCGTTCGAGCTGAACCGCATGGGCAGCAGCTCCAGCCGGCCGCGGCGCTCGACGAACACCTGCTCGGGTCCGTTCACCATGATCTCGCTGATGGAGGCGTCCTCCAGCAGGGGCTCAAGGATGCCGAGGCCGAGGGCTTCGTCCACGACCCGGCGGATCAGCTGCGAGCGCTCGACCGAGGACAGCACCGGCCCCTCGCGGCTGATGATGTGGCCCAGCACGCGCTCCAGCCGCGCGCGCCGCTCGGCGGCCTGCAGCGTGGACATCTCCG is a window encoding:
- a CDS encoding type II secretion system F family protein; translation: MANLPLLTIGVTLLACVLGVIGVHVYSAGRAQRQALVDRMSQTGQIALPAGRRRRFRGVDRRLRGTALGKRIEHKIATTGLDLTPGEYVVYVIGALLAVYFTIGAVFAPFFGILAAVIGLWGANAFLNWQRAKRTEAFINQLPEFTRVLANATQAGLAMRTALAMAAEELDDPAGEELMRVADQLAVGHSLDDALGELAERLPSRELVVLVTTLVLSNRAGGQVVSSLRNLTETLEERKETRREVTTLLSQVKVTALAVPLLGLSFLLMINAIRPGALDKMTASVVGQFAVVIAFGMYAVGFFLIRRMSRIRV
- a CDS encoding CpaF family protein, which translates into the protein MSLRARMNNPEPSPGHGADSQLVGIYRAKLLEEIDLAEMSTLQAAERRARLERVLGHIISREGPVLSSVERSQLIRRVVDEALGLGILEPLLEDASISEIMVNGPEQVFVERRGRLELLPMRFSSNEQLMQTIERIVSTVNRRVDEANPMVDARLPSGERVNVIIPPLSLSGPILTIRRFPRAFTLREMIELGSLDDQMTMLLSGLVRAKFNVIVSGATGTGKTTLLNALSGLIPDGERIVTIEDSAELQLQQNHVITLESRPPNVEGKGRITIRDLVRNSLRMRPDRIIVGEVRGGETLDMLQAMSTGHDGSLATVHANSAEDALMRLQTLGSMSEIEIPFVAIKDQINSAVDVIVQLTRHADGSRRITEIAVLDSHGREEYRIVSVCRFNAQPMSADGLIHGSFEYLPLPRRVAERLYMKNEPIPPAFGVADSEDQLTLRRAVA